Proteins encoded by one window of Chondromyces crocatus:
- a CDS encoding OmpP1/FadL family transporter: MTKTDTASSWSWHLGRLLAVGSATLLTLTSSLPAAASTGLDSPEIGVSQAGRGSAWVARADDPMAAYMNPAALVTQASGVHVGAHLLVLNRCFTRRGPGNTPVPPSASAPGTFPAPGTPGGPPAAVCMEGGAFPNPQAAATFRITDDLAIGLAVLGPHSNGAIVFPETVTEQGNRVQPAAQRYQLVSSDSLILSPTLSVSYAITPELSLGAGFIWGVGAIDVVNFSEATSSPGGDDFNAHQDLKSRLRGVDAFMPGFVLGALWSPTSRLDVGAWFKWQDALRTSTRITIESLYWSPSGGKNEQRCAGAEAGCNVTDAEDAGTFHLRIPMEARLGFRYHHPRAGSARPAWASTDRRVRDPMSEDLFDVEVDFTWAHNSVVDAIEVRFKPNTIPVRDTPGFVPANADIPHAWRDVFGVRVGGDVVVLPNLLSLRGGGFYETKGQDDAYLNVDFHLGWRLGVAGGATARLGPIDLSVAYQHTFFGALDNGGEGKVKALSGDAATGYRSVQAINGGRLTSSLNEVGLSGTMRF; the protein is encoded by the coding sequence ATGACGAAGACCGACACAGCGTCTTCCTGGTCGTGGCATCTGGGACGTCTTCTGGCCGTGGGTAGCGCCACGCTGCTCACGCTGACGTCGAGTCTCCCTGCCGCAGCGTCGACGGGTCTGGACTCCCCCGAGATCGGTGTGAGCCAGGCCGGCCGCGGGAGCGCGTGGGTCGCTCGTGCCGACGACCCCATGGCTGCCTACATGAACCCGGCAGCCCTCGTCACCCAGGCGAGCGGCGTGCACGTCGGGGCACACCTTCTCGTTCTCAACCGGTGCTTCACACGGCGTGGCCCAGGGAACACGCCAGTACCGCCCAGCGCGAGCGCACCTGGCACCTTCCCGGCCCCTGGCACGCCAGGAGGCCCCCCTGCCGCCGTGTGCATGGAGGGGGGCGCATTCCCGAATCCCCAGGCGGCAGCGACATTTCGGATCACCGATGATCTCGCCATCGGCCTTGCCGTCCTCGGTCCACATTCGAACGGCGCGATCGTCTTTCCGGAGACCGTGACCGAGCAGGGCAACCGCGTACAGCCCGCCGCTCAACGCTACCAGCTCGTCTCCTCGGACTCTCTGATCCTCTCACCGACCCTGTCGGTGAGCTACGCGATCACGCCTGAGCTCTCCCTGGGAGCTGGCTTCATCTGGGGTGTCGGAGCCATCGACGTGGTGAACTTCTCCGAGGCGACGTCATCTCCCGGTGGGGACGACTTCAACGCGCACCAGGATCTGAAATCTCGTCTCCGAGGTGTCGACGCCTTCATGCCCGGCTTCGTCCTGGGAGCGCTTTGGTCACCGACCTCGCGCCTCGATGTCGGCGCCTGGTTCAAGTGGCAGGACGCGCTCCGCACGTCGACCCGCATCACCATCGAGTCGCTCTACTGGTCGCCCTCTGGTGGAAAGAATGAGCAGCGATGTGCTGGCGCCGAAGCAGGCTGCAATGTGACCGACGCTGAAGACGCGGGCACCTTCCACCTCCGCATCCCCATGGAGGCGCGCCTGGGTTTTCGATACCACCACCCGCGCGCCGGCTCTGCTCGACCAGCATGGGCCTCGACAGATCGCCGCGTGCGAGACCCGATGAGCGAGGACCTCTTCGACGTCGAGGTCGACTTCACCTGGGCACACAACAGCGTCGTCGATGCCATCGAGGTCCGCTTCAAGCCGAACACCATCCCTGTCCGCGATACGCCAGGCTTCGTCCCCGCCAATGCAGACATTCCGCACGCATGGCGTGATGTGTTCGGCGTGCGCGTCGGCGGAGACGTCGTCGTCCTCCCCAACCTGCTCTCACTGCGTGGGGGTGGGTTCTACGAGACGAAGGGACAGGATGACGCCTACCTGAACGTCGACTTCCACCTGGGCTGGCGCCTGGGAGTGGCCGGTGGCGCGACCGCTCGACTCGGGCCCATCGACCTCTCCGTGGCTTACCAGCACACCTTTTTTGGCGCGCTGGACAACGGGGGCGAGGGCAAAGTGAAAGCCCTCTCCGGTGATGCGGCGACTGGTTATCGCAGTGTCCAAGCGATTAACGGCGGCCGGTTGACGAGCAGCCTCAATGAAGTCGGCCTGAGCGGGACGATGAGGTTCTGA
- a CDS encoding DUF2085 domain-containing protein, which yields MTCPDPQVGLRDDCIPRSEAAARREAQAVVLATMRMGLVLIGVLPWGLPVARAYFELGVVGDALDRMFAPMCHRLPERTLVVTSVLMPVCSRCAGIFSGLVVGAMIARPLLSMRTWRVLLCIASAAMVGDVVIQELGIRPLSHSARLATGFSVGYCMAVAFVTHVSGERA from the coding sequence GTGACCTGCCCCGACCCACAGGTCGGCTTGCGTGATGACTGCATTCCCCGCTCGGAGGCCGCTGCGCGGCGCGAGGCCCAGGCCGTGGTCCTCGCGACGATGCGCATGGGGTTGGTGCTGATCGGCGTTCTCCCGTGGGGGCTCCCGGTCGCCCGCGCCTACTTCGAGCTGGGCGTGGTCGGAGACGCGCTGGACCGCATGTTCGCCCCGATGTGTCACCGGTTGCCTGAACGAACCCTGGTGGTGACGAGTGTGCTGATGCCCGTCTGCAGCCGGTGCGCTGGCATCTTCTCGGGACTGGTCGTGGGGGCGATGATCGCGCGGCCGCTACTTTCCATGCGGACATGGCGTGTGCTGCTCTGCATCGCGAGCGCTGCCATGGTGGGGGACGTGGTCATTCAAGAGCTGGGCATTCGTCCGCTGTCGCACTCAGCGCGACTCGCGACAGGGTTCTCCGTGGGGTACTGCATGGCCGTCGCCTTCGTGACGCACGTCTCCGGAGAGCGGGCGTGA
- a CDS encoding uracil-DNA glycosylase — protein sequence MLVDQEVRGCQRCGLHAGRTHTVLHRGSPNAEIVFIGEGPGQEEDLSGEPFVGAAGQLLDKMIVAMGYGRDDVYICNIVKCRPPKNRKPEPQEMEACSPYLARQLDIVKPRVIVALGATAVQGLLGTAEGITRLRGTWKLYKGTIPLMPTFHPAYLLRQPSAKREVWSDLKGVLQFLGRAVPARS from the coding sequence GTGCTCGTTGATCAGGAGGTCCGCGGCTGCCAGCGCTGCGGGCTCCATGCTGGCCGCACCCACACCGTGCTGCATCGGGGAAGTCCGAATGCCGAGATCGTGTTCATCGGGGAGGGTCCTGGTCAGGAAGAAGATCTGAGCGGTGAGCCCTTCGTCGGTGCTGCTGGGCAACTCCTCGACAAGATGATCGTGGCGATGGGGTATGGCCGAGATGACGTCTACATCTGCAACATCGTCAAATGTCGGCCTCCCAAGAACAGGAAGCCAGAGCCCCAGGAGATGGAGGCTTGCAGCCCCTATCTGGCCAGGCAGCTCGACATCGTGAAGCCGCGTGTCATCGTCGCCCTCGGTGCGACGGCAGTGCAGGGGCTCCTTGGGACTGCGGAGGGGATCACCCGGCTGCGTGGAACCTGGAAGCTCTACAAGGGCACGATCCCGCTGATGCCCACCTTTCATCCTGCTTATCTGCTGCGGCAACCGAGCGCCAAGCGTGAGGTGTGGAGCGATCTCAAAGGGGTGCTGCAGTTCCTCGGGCGCGCCGTGCCTGCGCGGAGCTGA